The following are from one region of the Rhodopirellula sp. P2 genome:
- a CDS encoding FliH/SctL family protein: MTMASILKHNAAAPNNPDGSAVATPDRSKLGPADFPPASRPGISTRVPAEQVDQARSNAASATGDVVGKQPGGVSGLAGFNLNDLAEKGREELRRAREQAAQLLAEAETQAAELKQAAEARGYEEGVQKASQDIEQKITQLAEAKTKSQLQALQNASTKMHAQYDQWMQQYAEVLTETAIAATERMVRANLNEAPVPASLAEAGYADSPHQQHLLVRWASEALHSTRSAGRLVLAVHPDMLAELGQRFDELLASPDLPEQSCVIPDETLPVGEVVVRQEGGEIRAGLQSQLERLREEML; this comes from the coding sequence ATGACGATGGCATCGATTCTCAAGCACAACGCCGCCGCCCCAAACAATCCGGATGGCTCGGCCGTCGCGACCCCTGACCGATCGAAGTTGGGCCCCGCTGACTTTCCGCCCGCCAGTCGCCCCGGCATCTCCACGCGAGTCCCTGCCGAACAAGTCGATCAAGCACGATCCAACGCAGCCAGTGCGACCGGCGACGTCGTCGGCAAACAACCCGGTGGTGTGTCGGGTTTGGCTGGCTTCAATCTCAATGACCTGGCCGAAAAAGGACGCGAAGAGCTGCGTCGGGCTCGTGAACAAGCCGCCCAGTTGCTCGCCGAAGCGGAAACCCAAGCCGCCGAATTGAAGCAGGCAGCGGAAGCTCGCGGCTACGAAGAAGGCGTGCAAAAAGCCTCGCAAGACATCGAACAGAAAATCACGCAATTGGCGGAGGCCAAAACCAAATCGCAACTGCAAGCGTTGCAAAACGCCAGCACAAAGATGCACGCGCAGTACGACCAATGGATGCAGCAATACGCCGAAGTGCTGACCGAAACTGCGATCGCAGCGACGGAACGAATGGTGCGAGCCAACCTGAACGAGGCCCCTGTGCCGGCGTCGCTTGCCGAAGCGGGATACGCCGACAGTCCTCACCAACAACACCTCTTGGTGCGTTGGGCCAGCGAAGCACTGCACAGCACTCGGTCCGCCGGACGTCTGGTCCTGGCCGTTCATCCAGACATGCTGGCGGAGTTGGGACAACGTTTCGATGAACTTTTGGCGAGCCCTGATTTGCCGGAACAGTCCTGTGTGATCCCGGATGAAACACTTCCCGTGGGCGAAGTGGTCGTGCGACAAGAAGGCGGTGAGATCCGCGCCGGACTGCAATCTCAGTTGGAACGGTTGCGTGAGGAAATGCTATGA
- a CDS encoding flagellar motor switch protein FliG, producing the protein MATASSRSDDDARRAASLRRVAIVLKNLPRPIAAKLLGELPLESQQRLQYEVASLDDVDPLEHKRALESFTGSIRQTRSDAARHGQPSGSIDEIMFSRTASERGRSAPSPRSTMDSSAAGAPVPADLGSAKHSFGFLDSLTNDDVRGLLQTEHPQTIAVVMASIDPRKAAAILPQFPPNQRQDILSRIGRLQEFPDSMIEDLVSTFRTKAEALIARSQANPLQDLINAYAPTEGWDPAQAARHVPAEAAAVSPRLKAILSEMTPTHGHASASTEAHSAPPTHATASGHPANSPIGAASEIPEQSSGGAPPLRVHVPADATPEAPHASPRSDATSSPASSGLATDEIHQQLVKMKPRLLCEALGRVPTRIAMLCLCGLPNKTADSAISVLPRQQANQVRTQLANVGSMELREIDEAKEAVLVAALADSSTTAMAA; encoded by the coding sequence GTGGCGACCGCCTCCTCTCGCTCTGACGATGACGCTCGCCGCGCCGCTTCGTTGCGACGTGTCGCGATCGTTCTCAAAAATTTACCCCGACCAATCGCCGCGAAATTACTGGGCGAATTGCCCCTGGAATCGCAGCAACGCCTGCAATACGAGGTCGCCTCCCTCGACGATGTCGACCCGCTGGAACACAAACGAGCCCTGGAATCGTTCACCGGTTCCATTCGACAAACCCGATCCGACGCTGCCCGCCACGGTCAACCCAGCGGCTCCATTGATGAAATCATGTTCAGCCGAACCGCGTCGGAGCGAGGCCGGTCGGCACCTTCCCCCCGCTCGACGATGGATTCCAGCGCGGCCGGAGCCCCCGTGCCCGCTGATTTGGGATCCGCGAAGCATTCGTTTGGATTCCTGGATTCACTGACCAACGACGATGTCCGTGGGCTTCTGCAGACTGAACACCCGCAAACGATCGCGGTGGTGATGGCCTCGATCGATCCCCGAAAAGCCGCGGCCATCCTGCCGCAATTCCCGCCGAATCAGCGCCAAGACATCCTCAGCCGAATCGGCCGGTTGCAAGAATTCCCCGATTCGATGATCGAAGATCTGGTCAGCACCTTCCGCACCAAAGCGGAAGCCTTGATCGCTCGTTCGCAAGCCAATCCGTTGCAGGACCTGATCAACGCTTACGCTCCTACCGAAGGCTGGGACCCGGCACAAGCAGCCCGCCACGTGCCCGCGGAAGCCGCTGCCGTGTCGCCTCGGTTGAAAGCCATCCTTTCCGAAATGACGCCCACGCACGGCCACGCCTCGGCCAGCACGGAAGCCCACTCGGCTCCACCGACGCATGCCACCGCGTCCGGGCATCCTGCCAATTCGCCAATCGGTGCCGCATCAGAAATTCCGGAACAATCGTCTGGCGGCGCACCACCGCTGCGAGTGCATGTGCCGGCGGACGCCACCCCGGAAGCTCCCCACGCCTCCCCGCGATCAGATGCCACCTCATCGCCGGCATCCTCCGGTTTGGCCACGGACGAAATTCATCAACAGCTCGTGAAAATGAAACCCCGTTTGCTTTGCGAAGCTCTGGGACGTGTCCCCACCCGCATCGCCATGCTGTGCTTGTGCGGGCTGCCTAACAAAACCGCCGACTCCGCCATCAGCGTGCTTCCGCGACAACAAGCCAACCAGGTTCGTACCCAGTTGGCCAATGTGGGATCGATGGAACTGCGTGAAATTGACGAGGCCAAAGAAGCGGTCTTGGTCGCCGCTTTGGCTGATTCTTCCACCACTGCGATGGCGGCATGA
- a CDS encoding STAS domain-containing protein codes for MSAITEQMQGEVLIVGFTDNALRDAQRIEVVGREMQEIVPQAIHKKMLIDFSGLAFMSSAMINKLILLNKSCKAQGVALKFCNVSPLVMEVFRIVNLGKLIDIQGDQEVAVASFDKKGWFGGKK; via the coding sequence ATGTCAGCCATCACCGAGCAAATGCAGGGTGAAGTATTGATCGTTGGATTCACCGACAATGCCCTTCGCGATGCACAACGGATTGAGGTTGTGGGCCGCGAAATGCAAGAGATCGTGCCACAAGCCATCCACAAAAAAATGTTGATCGATTTCTCCGGCTTGGCATTCATGTCGTCGGCGATGATCAACAAACTGATCCTGCTGAACAAAAGCTGCAAAGCTCAGGGCGTTGCGCTGAAGTTTTGCAACGTGTCCCCGTTGGTGATGGAAGTTTTCCGCATTGTGAACTTGGGCAAACTGATCGACATCCAAGGCGATCAAGAGGTGGCCGTGGCCAGCTTCGACAAAAAGGGCTGGTTCGGCGGCAAGAAATGA
- a CDS encoding sensor histidine kinase: MTPAGDSTPGVSADPPGPSPNASKSQWMRLLEAERQSIAGDIHDELLPYLFAAAGSLASLQRQNPDLKAALEQPVQWVDQAREIARQIMNGAALPRDLSAGPLMAAKEFLESVVLRGDDAQELSVEWKQLDESASFAWDEMQAIAVYRIICEAVRNVVRHARANELVVAWETGPSGWTVSIQDDGEGFDSETVSETSQGITLMRQRADAAGLHCQIVGAKDSGTQVTVSRSA; encoded by the coding sequence ATGACGCCCGCCGGCGATTCCACTCCGGGTGTGTCCGCGGACCCGCCCGGGCCAAGCCCCAACGCCTCGAAGTCGCAGTGGATGCGGTTGCTGGAGGCCGAACGTCAATCGATTGCGGGCGATATACACGATGAGTTGCTGCCCTACCTGTTCGCGGCGGCCGGGTCACTGGCATCGCTGCAGCGGCAGAATCCCGATTTGAAAGCCGCCCTCGAACAACCCGTTCAGTGGGTTGATCAAGCCCGTGAAATTGCTCGCCAGATCATGAACGGAGCGGCGCTGCCCCGAGATCTGTCTGCTGGCCCCTTGATGGCCGCCAAAGAATTCCTGGAATCCGTGGTACTCCGCGGCGATGACGCCCAGGAACTCTCGGTTGAGTGGAAGCAATTGGACGAGAGTGCCTCGTTTGCCTGGGACGAAATGCAAGCAATCGCGGTTTACCGGATCATTTGTGAAGCGGTTCGCAACGTGGTTCGCCACGCCCGAGCGAACGAATTGGTCGTGGCCTGGGAAACGGGTCCATCCGGATGGACGGTTTCGATCCAAGACGACGGGGAAGGCTTCGATTCGGAGACCGTTTCAGAGACCTCGCAGGGCATCACACTGATGCGCCAGCGGGCTGACGCGGCAGGATTGCATTGCCAGATCGTTGGGGCCAAGGATTCTGGCACCCAAGTGACCGTGTCTCGATCGGCGTAG
- a CDS encoding 3-deoxy-7-phosphoheptulonate synthase produces the protein MIRTDDLRIGAIKNLMSPSELLSEIPASDEISQTVADGRAAIQNVLQKKDDRLLVVVGPCSIHDPDSARQYAEKLAVEQKKYADDLLIVMRVYFEKPRTTVGWKGLINDPKLDDSFEINHGLRTARRLLSDINAMGLPTGTEFLDLISPQYVADLVGWGAIGARTTESQGHRELASGLSCPVGFKNGTSGNVQIAVDAICSARRPHHFLSVTKEGTSAIFATTGNPDCHIILRGGKHTNYDAASIDMASSLLEKADLPPRIMIDCSHANSRKIFARQSYVCRDICAQVSEGDDRIMGVMIESNLLEGNQKLSASPLVQGLSVTDACIGWDTTEKLFDDLGQAVAARRQVG, from the coding sequence ATGATCCGCACCGATGATCTTCGTATCGGCGCCATCAAAAACCTGATGTCACCCAGTGAACTGTTGTCGGAAATCCCGGCCAGCGACGAAATCTCACAAACCGTTGCTGATGGGCGTGCAGCCATCCAGAACGTGCTTCAAAAGAAGGACGATCGATTGCTGGTCGTCGTGGGGCCATGCTCGATTCACGACCCGGATTCTGCCCGCCAGTACGCTGAAAAGTTGGCGGTGGAGCAAAAAAAGTACGCCGACGATTTGCTGATCGTGATGCGGGTTTACTTTGAAAAACCACGCACCACGGTGGGTTGGAAAGGTCTGATCAACGACCCGAAACTGGACGACAGCTTCGAGATCAACCACGGCCTGCGAACCGCTCGGCGTCTGCTCAGCGACATCAATGCGATGGGATTGCCGACCGGAACCGAGTTCCTGGACCTGATCAGCCCTCAGTACGTGGCCGATCTGGTGGGTTGGGGAGCGATTGGGGCTCGCACGACCGAAAGCCAGGGGCACCGGGAATTGGCGTCGGGGCTTTCTTGCCCAGTCGGATTCAAAAACGGAACCAGCGGCAATGTTCAGATTGCGGTCGATGCCATCTGCTCGGCGCGCCGTCCACACCACTTTTTGTCGGTCACCAAAGAGGGCACCTCGGCGATCTTCGCCACGACCGGTAACCCGGACTGCCACATCATTCTGCGTGGTGGAAAGCACACCAATTACGATGCTGCCAGCATCGACATGGCATCGAGCTTGCTCGAAAAAGCCGACCTGCCACCCCGAATCATGATCGATTGCAGTCACGCCAACAGTCGCAAAATCTTCGCGCGACAGTCGTACGTTTGTCGCGACATTTGCGCTCAAGTGTCCGAGGGTGACGATCGCATCATGGGGGTGATGATCGAGAGCAACCTGCTCGAAGGCAATCAAAAACTCAGTGCGTCACCGTTGGTTCAAGGCCTCAGCGTCACTGACGCTTGCATCGGTTGGGACACCACCGAGAAACTGTTTGACGATCTTGGACAAGCAGTCGCAGCCCGTCGCCAAGTCGGCTGA
- a CDS encoding antibiotic resistance protein VanZ — protein MVHAPLFAGLTMLTMVLLQSLRPQVFGSAQWARRLVWVATALFVSGVLVEMLQGMIGRSATLQDAIANGLGILAASVWFVASGLTSSIWRRSLQLLGTIFIGLTWWGSIEIIRDCWKVESDFPRIASFETPLEITRWHFNRGRRGRTQSNVTDGEFALRWKPKDAPHPAMTLLEVASDWSEVETLELDIVLNVPASVGPPESLDPESNGLEPADTESSAPELEAPVARTWEVILKVIDEDHQDYHDDVAKHFVTLRAGEPQHVVFPRQSMIDGPQDRELDLSRIKMVSLLLYQPGPGVEVDVDHIHATLKRPAVESEP, from the coding sequence ATGGTGCACGCCCCGCTGTTCGCAGGGCTGACGATGTTGACCATGGTGTTGCTGCAATCGCTTCGGCCTCAGGTCTTTGGTTCCGCCCAATGGGCACGACGCCTGGTTTGGGTCGCAACCGCCTTGTTTGTTTCGGGGGTGTTGGTCGAGATGCTGCAAGGCATGATCGGACGATCCGCGACACTTCAAGATGCCATTGCCAACGGCCTGGGGATCCTGGCCGCGTCGGTCTGGTTCGTTGCCAGTGGTTTGACTTCGTCGATTTGGCGACGCTCCCTGCAGTTGCTGGGGACCATCTTCATCGGACTGACTTGGTGGGGTTCCATCGAGATCATTCGTGATTGCTGGAAGGTTGAATCGGACTTCCCTCGGATCGCGTCGTTTGAAACGCCGCTTGAGATCACACGTTGGCATTTCAATCGCGGTCGGCGGGGGCGAACCCAGTCCAATGTGACCGATGGCGAGTTCGCTCTGCGTTGGAAACCCAAGGATGCCCCGCATCCCGCGATGACGTTGCTGGAGGTCGCTTCGGATTGGTCCGAAGTGGAAACGCTGGAACTGGACATTGTTCTGAACGTCCCAGCGTCCGTGGGGCCCCCCGAGTCATTGGATCCGGAGTCAAATGGGCTTGAGCCAGCCGATACCGAATCATCCGCTCCTGAGCTCGAGGCGCCTGTCGCTCGAACCTGGGAAGTGATCCTCAAAGTCATCGACGAAGATCACCAGGATTACCATGACGATGTCGCGAAACACTTTGTGACACTCCGAGCGGGCGAACCTCAACACGTGGTTTTCCCTCGTCAATCCATGATCGACGGGCCTCAAGATCGCGAGCTGGATCTGTCACGAATCAAGATGGTCAGTCTGCTCCTCTACCAACCCGGCCCTGGGGTGGAGGTCGACGTGGACCACATTCACGCGACTCTGAAACGCCCTGCGGTCGAATCAGAACCATGA
- a CDS encoding flagellar hook-basal body complex protein has translation MGLQSALTTALTGLSAAETQIDVIGNNLANSQTVGFKSSDAVFATQFLQTLSLGAGPSSNNGGTNPRQIGLGVQVAEIAANHNQGTIEISSSSSDLAIQGDGFFQVEAADGEKLYTRNGIFKLNSDAELVNATGQRLLGYGIDEQFRLQTSSLVPLSIPLGTKTVAKATENVAFEGTLTPEGEVASAGQVIESLHLGDSQVPRPDASGVSVETSPIADHAAVNGTVGAGSLTGGTYQYKFALVDASGNESAPSAARSFTVGTNGNVDLSNLPQDPLGGDFPTVNIYRTGPNGTEFEYLASAAAGGTYNDDGSTPLSGTPINEDTLTGNYTYMVTYYSSGDPESRPSSYLGPKSVVDGRITLSDFPTPPTPPAGGGFPAYDSVRIYRNLAGDQNNFYLVGEVAPGETFTDSATDAQISDLTEPGNQLLDMDGPAVNSNTLLTDVLRRDGLTYEQVFSEGTLSYTGRKGGSNLGTKELEITSTSTMQDLLDFISDASGIQTLQIDSANPIPRSENNIEGESGELVAGAYIQDGKIRLVSNNGEANAVDIELSAFRLTDELGQITTPNLAFGIQQEAIGQSASSDFVVYDSLGVPINVRVSATLESRTDQATIYRWYADSPDNSVTGNTDITVGTGLIQFDGNGNFVTATEETISINRQGIPSVSPLQFEMDFSLVSGLATDEASLAATQQDGSEPGVLNSFVVGEDGTIRGVFSNGISRDLGQLQLARFANPAGLEARGLNMYAEGVNTGLPVTGQPGENGIGSVIGGALELSNTDIGKDLVELVLASTQYRGNSRVITTTQQLIDELLNLRR, from the coding sequence ATGGGACTTCAATCAGCCCTGACGACTGCCCTGACCGGCCTGAGTGCTGCCGAAACACAGATCGATGTGATCGGTAACAACCTGGCCAACTCGCAGACGGTCGGTTTTAAATCGTCCGATGCGGTCTTTGCGACACAGTTCCTGCAAACATTGTCGCTGGGGGCAGGTCCCTCCAGTAACAACGGGGGTACCAACCCCCGACAAATCGGTTTGGGTGTCCAGGTCGCGGAAATCGCGGCCAATCACAACCAGGGCACCATCGAGATCAGCAGCAGTAGCAGCGACCTCGCGATCCAGGGTGACGGGTTCTTCCAAGTCGAAGCGGCGGACGGCGAAAAACTGTACACGCGAAACGGGATCTTCAAGCTCAACAGTGATGCGGAACTCGTCAATGCAACCGGCCAGCGATTGCTCGGTTACGGCATCGACGAACAGTTCCGGTTGCAGACGAGTTCATTGGTTCCGCTGTCGATTCCCTTGGGCACCAAGACCGTTGCCAAAGCGACCGAGAACGTTGCCTTTGAAGGCACGTTGACCCCCGAAGGCGAGGTTGCCTCCGCGGGACAAGTGATCGAAAGTCTGCACTTGGGCGACAGCCAAGTCCCACGTCCGGACGCCAGCGGCGTGTCGGTCGAAACGTCACCGATTGCTGATCATGCTGCCGTCAATGGCACCGTGGGGGCAGGTTCGCTGACCGGGGGAACCTACCAGTACAAATTCGCCTTGGTCGATGCCAGCGGCAATGAATCGGCGCCCAGCGCCGCCCGTTCCTTCACGGTGGGAACCAACGGCAATGTCGACCTGAGCAACTTGCCCCAGGACCCCTTGGGCGGCGACTTCCCAACGGTCAACATTTATCGCACCGGTCCCAATGGGACCGAATTTGAGTACCTCGCTTCGGCAGCCGCAGGTGGGACGTACAACGACGATGGTTCGACGCCCCTGTCCGGAACGCCGATCAACGAAGACACGCTGACCGGCAACTACACCTACATGGTGACTTACTACAGCTCCGGCGACCCCGAAAGTCGTCCGAGTTCATATTTGGGTCCCAAGAGCGTTGTCGACGGCCGGATCACGTTGAGCGATTTTCCAACGCCTCCAACGCCTCCGGCTGGCGGCGGTTTTCCCGCCTACGATTCGGTGCGGATCTATCGCAACCTTGCCGGTGACCAAAACAACTTCTACTTGGTGGGTGAGGTCGCGCCCGGTGAAACCTTCACCGACTCCGCGACGGACGCACAAATTTCGGACCTGACCGAACCCGGCAACCAGTTGTTGGACATGGATGGCCCAGCGGTCAACTCCAACACCTTGCTGACCGATGTCCTTCGCCGAGATGGATTGACCTACGAACAGGTCTTTAGTGAAGGCACGCTGAGCTACACCGGTCGCAAGGGCGGTTCGAACCTGGGGACGAAAGAGCTGGAGATCACTTCCACCAGCACCATGCAAGACCTGCTGGACTTCATCTCCGATGCTTCGGGGATCCAGACGTTGCAGATTGACTCGGCCAATCCGATCCCACGATCGGAAAACAACATTGAAGGTGAATCTGGCGAGCTGGTGGCTGGGGCTTACATCCAAGACGGAAAGATTCGCTTGGTATCCAACAATGGCGAAGCCAACGCGGTCGACATCGAATTGTCCGCGTTTCGACTGACGGACGAACTGGGCCAAATCACCACGCCCAATCTGGCCTTTGGAATTCAACAAGAAGCGATCGGACAAAGTGCTTCCAGTGACTTTGTGGTTTATGACTCACTCGGTGTGCCGATCAACGTGCGAGTTTCCGCGACGTTGGAAAGCCGCACCGACCAAGCCACCATTTACCGCTGGTACGCCGACAGTCCCGACAACTCTGTGACCGGCAACACCGACATCACGGTCGGAACCGGTCTGATTCAGTTCGACGGAAACGGCAACTTCGTGACCGCGACCGAAGAAACCATTTCGATCAACCGCCAAGGCATCCCCAGCGTTTCGCCTTTGCAATTTGAAATGGACTTCTCGCTTGTCTCGGGACTGGCGACCGACGAGGCCTCGCTGGCAGCCACCCAGCAGGACGGGAGTGAACCCGGTGTTCTGAACAGCTTTGTCGTCGGCGAAGACGGCACCATTCGGGGTGTCTTCAGCAACGGTATCTCGAGAGACTTGGGGCAGTTGCAACTGGCTCGTTTTGCCAACCCTGCCGGTTTGGAAGCGCGTGGTTTGAACATGTACGCCGAGGGCGTCAACACCGGCTTGCCCGTGACCGGTCAGCCCGGTGAAAACGGCATCGGATCGGTCATCGGTGGTGCGTTGGAATTGTCCAACACGGACATCGGGAAGGACTTGGTCGAACTCGTTCTGGCCAGCACACAGTACCGGGGAAACAGTCGAGTGATCACGACCACCCAGCAGCTCATCGACGAACTGCTCAACCTGCGACGATAG
- a CDS encoding flagellar hook assembly protein FlgD: MSAASQVTSTSAAAGFSSSEKSSQISDSANEGYNSLDVDSFLQLLINELQNQDPLDPVDNAQMVQQIAQIREIGATDELTNTLSDLSNSQQLVTASGLIGRTVTGLADDQTNTTGEVDKITVETNDDNQTRSVKVHVGQKTMAIENIRQIQTE, from the coding sequence ATGTCTGCTGCTAGTCAAGTCACCAGCACCTCCGCCGCCGCGGGCTTTTCGTCCAGCGAAAAGTCTTCCCAAATCAGCGACAGTGCCAACGAGGGGTACAACTCGTTGGATGTGGACAGTTTTCTGCAACTGCTGATCAATGAGCTGCAGAACCAGGACCCTCTGGATCCGGTCGACAACGCCCAAATGGTCCAGCAGATCGCACAAATTCGTGAAATCGGGGCCACCGACGAACTGACCAACACCCTCAGCGATCTATCCAACAGCCAACAACTGGTGACCGCCAGCGGATTGATTGGACGCACCGTGACGGGGTTGGCGGACGATCAAACCAACACAACGGGTGAGGTCGACAAAATCACCGTCGAAACGAATGATGACAATCAGACACGTTCGGTCAAAGTTCACGTGGGTCAGAAGACGATGGCGATAGAGAATATTCGTCAAATTCAAACTGAGTAA
- a CDS encoding peptidase MA family metallohydrolase, with translation MEAKTIRQFVSARLDFQKRWGTVWACFAVLACWAAPADAANYRTRNFIVEAPTSQLAQAVGDAAEKYRHDLASYWTGQPLAPWPTPCPVRVVAGNLPAQGVTTYNPAPVRDFQMEVVGTPERILDSVLPHEVTHTVLATHFGRPLPRWADEGICTTVEHDSEKAKHEAKLREFLSTRRGIAMNQLFLLTEYPSDVLPMYAQGYSVCRFLIEQQGPETFIDFLGEYMQRGSWTNNVQKHYGYDSLAELQEYWLAWVESGSGPVAQFAKLTPRGSQPGSTSDIALVSATGPTRPVDSANSAARSQVAPATALAAVDSMPRDPGRSDSGWKSTNSMASAGNPRAASNGSSSWYVRQLHRDEDRSPVESIPAGASAPIAQASPNNLSEDASKSRWMPPSVKSSGRYSVSTPQGESSGSFGGNRWR, from the coding sequence ATGGAAGCCAAAACCATCCGCCAGTTCGTCTCTGCACGTCTCGATTTCCAGAAGCGATGGGGAACTGTGTGGGCCTGTTTTGCTGTGTTGGCGTGCTGGGCAGCGCCGGCCGACGCGGCCAACTACCGAACCCGCAACTTCATCGTCGAAGCCCCCACCTCCCAGTTGGCCCAAGCCGTTGGGGACGCCGCCGAAAAGTATCGCCATGATCTGGCGAGCTACTGGACCGGCCAGCCCTTGGCCCCCTGGCCCACTCCCTGCCCGGTTCGAGTTGTCGCAGGCAACCTGCCCGCCCAAGGCGTGACCACCTACAACCCCGCTCCTGTTCGCGATTTCCAAATGGAAGTCGTCGGAACACCCGAGCGAATCTTGGACAGCGTGCTGCCACACGAAGTCACCCACACCGTCTTGGCGACCCACTTTGGTCGTCCCCTGCCACGCTGGGCCGACGAGGGCATTTGCACCACCGTCGAGCACGACTCGGAAAAGGCCAAGCACGAAGCCAAGTTGCGAGAGTTCCTGTCGACGCGTCGCGGCATCGCGATGAACCAGTTGTTCTTGTTGACCGAGTATCCCTCCGATGTGTTGCCGATGTACGCCCAAGGTTACTCGGTGTGCCGATTTTTGATCGAGCAACAGGGCCCCGAAACGTTCATCGATTTCTTGGGCGAGTACATGCAGCGTGGGTCCTGGACCAACAACGTGCAAAAACACTACGGCTACGATTCGTTGGCTGAACTGCAGGAATACTGGTTGGCCTGGGTCGAATCCGGCAGCGGCCCGGTGGCTCAATTCGCCAAACTCACTCCTCGCGGCAGTCAGCCTGGTTCGACCAGCGACATCGCTTTGGTCAGTGCGACTGGGCCCACCCGCCCCGTCGATTCTGCCAACTCAGCGGCCCGTTCGCAAGTCGCCCCCGCCACCGCACTGGCGGCAGTGGATTCGATGCCACGTGACCCAGGGCGTTCGGATTCAGGTTGGAAAAGCACGAATTCAATGGCATCCGCAGGCAACCCACGGGCAGCGTCGAATGGTTCGTCGTCCTGGTATGTCCGCCAACTCCATCGCGATGAAGATCGTTCCCCGGTGGAATCCATTCCAGCCGGAGCGAGTGCACCGATCGCACAAGCAAGCCCAAACAACTTGAGTGAGGATGCGTCCAAGTCACGTTGGATGCCACCCTCGGTCAAATCCAGTGGTCGCTATTCGGTTTCGACACCGCAAGGCGAAAGCAGTGGTTCCTTTGGTGGCAACCGCTGGCGTTGA